NNNNNNNNNNNNNNNNNNNNNNNNNNNNNNNNNNNNNNNNNNNNNNNNNNNNNNNNNNNNNNNNNNNNNNNNNNNNNNNNNNNNNNNNNNNNNNNNNNNNNNNNNNNNNNNNNNNNNNNNNNNNNNNNNNNNNNNNNNNNNNNNNNNNNNNNNNNNNNNNNNNNNNNNNNNNNNNNNNNNNNNNNNNNNNNNNNNNNNNNNNNNNNNNNNNNNNNNNNNNNNNNNNNNNNNNNNNNNNNNNNNNNNNNNNNNNNNNNNNNNNNNNNNNNNNNNNNNNNNNNNNNNNNNNNNNNNNNNNNNNNNNNNNNNNNNNNNNNNNNNNNNNNNNNNNNNNNNNNNNNNNNNNNNNNNNNNNNNNNNNNNNNNNNNNNNNNNNNNNNNNNNNNNNNNccgttatccaaggctccttacagaatggctccagcagagatggcagagctgaagaagcagctagaggatttgttgggtaagggattcatccgtcctagtgtgtcaccgtggggagcgtcggtgttgtttgtcaagaaaaaggatgggagtttccggttgtgtattgattacaggggtttgaaccgggtcactgtgaagaacaagtaccctctcccgaggattgacgagttgttggatcagttgaggggtgctacttggttctccaaggtggatctggcatcgggttatcatcagataccgatagatgaggcagatgtgaggaagactgctttcaggacgaggtatgggcactatgagtttgtggtgatgccttttggNNNNNNNNNNNNNNNNNNNNNNNNNNNNNNNNNNNNNNNNNNNNNNNNNNNNNNNNNNNNNNNNNNNNNNNNNNNNNNNNNNNNNNNNNNNNNNNNNNNNNNNNNNNNNNNNNNNNNNNNNNNNNNNNNNNNNNNNNNNNNNNNNNNNNNNNNNNNNNNNNNNNNNNNNNNNNNNNNNNNNNNNNNNNNNNNNNNNNNNNNNNNNNNNNNNNNNNNNNNNNNNNNNNNNNNNNNNNNNNNNNNNNNNNNNNNNNNNNNNNNNNNNNNNNNNNNNNNNNNNNNNNNNNNNNNNNNNNNNNNNNNNNNNNNNNNNNNNNNNNNNNNNNNNNNNNNNNNNNNNNNNNNNNNNNNNNNNNNNNNNNNNNNNNNNNNNNNNNNNNNNNNNNNNNNNNNNNNNNNNNNNNNNNNNNNNNNNNNNNNNNNNNNNNNNNNNNNNNNNNNNNNNNNNNNNNNNNNNNNNNNNNNNNNNNNNNNNNNNNNNNNNNNNNNNNNNNNNNNNNNNNNNNNNNNNNNNNNNNNNNNNNNNNNNNNNNNNNNNNNNNNNNNNNNNNNNNNNNNNNNNNNNNNNNNNNNNNNNNNNNNNNNNNNNNNNNNNNNNNNNNNNNNNNNNNNNNNNNNNNNNNNNNNNNNNNNNNNNNNNNNNNNNNNNNNNNNNNNNNNNNNNNNNNNNNNNNNNNNNNNNNNNNNNNNNNNNNNNNNNNNNNNNNNNNNNNNNNNNNNNNNNNNNNNNNNNNNNNNNNNNNNNNNNNNNNNNNNNNNNNNNNNNNNNNNNNNNNNNNNNNNNNNNNNNNNNNNNNNNNNNNNNNNNNNNNNNNNNNNNNNNNNNNNNNNNNNNNNNNNNNNNNNNNNNNNNNNNNNNNNNNNNNNNNNNNNNNNNNNNNNNNNNNNNNNNNNNNNNNNNNNNNNNNNNNNNNNNNNNNNNNNNNNNNNNNNNNNNNNNNNNNNNNNNNNNNNNNNNNNNNNNNNNNNNNNNNNNNNNNNNNNNNNNNNNNNNNNNNNNNNNNNNNNNNNNNNNNNNNNNNNNNNNNNNNNNNNNNNNNNNNNNNNNNNNNNNNNNNNNNNNNNNNNNNNNNNNNNNNNNNNNNNNNNNNNNNNNNNNNNNNNNNNNNNNNNNNNNNNNNNNNNNNNNNNNNNNNNNNNNNNNNNNNNNNNNNNNNNNNNNNNNNNNNNNNNNNNNNNNNNNNNNNNNNNNNNNNNNNNNNNNNNNNNNNNNNNNNNNNNNNNNNNNNNNNNNNNNNNNNNNNNNNNNNNNNNNNNNNNNNNNNNNNNNNNNNNNNNNNNNNNNNNNNNNNNNNNNNNNNNNNNNNNNNNNNNNNNNNNNNNNNNNNNNNNNNNNNNNNNNNNNNNNNNNNNNNNNNNNNNNNNNNNNNNNNNNNNNNNNNNNNNNNNNNNNNNNNNNNNNNNNNNNNNNNNNNNNNNNNNNNNNNNNNNNNNNNNNNNNNNNNNNNNNNNNNNNNNNNNNNNNNNNNNNNNNNNNNNNNNNNNNNNNNNNNNNNNNNNNNNNNNNNNNNNNNNNNNNNNNNNNNNNNNNNNNNNNNNNNNNNNNNNNNNNNNNNNNNNNNNNNNNNNNNNNNNNNNNNNNNNNNNNNNNNNNNNNNNNNNNNNNNNNNNNNNNNNNNNNNNNNNNNNNNNNNNNNNNNNNNNNNNNNNNNNNNNNNNNNNNNNNNNNNNNNNNNNNNNNNNNNNNNNNNNNNNNNNNNNNNNNNNNNNNNNNNNNNNNNNNNNNNNNNNNNNNNNNNNNNNNNNNNNNNNNNNNNNNNNNNNNNNNNNNNNNNNNNNNNNNNNNNNNNNNNNNNNNNNNNNNNNNNNNNNNNNNNNNNNNNNNNNNNNNNNNNNNNNNNNNNNNNNNNNNNNNNNNNNNNNNNNNNNNNNNNNNNNNNNNNNNNNNNNNNNNNNNNNNNNNNNNNNNNNNNNNNNNNNNNNNNNNNNNNNNNNNNNNNNNNNNNNNNNNNNNNNNNNNNNNNNNNNNNNNNNNNNNNNNNNNNNNNNNNNNNNNNNNNNNNNNNNNNNNNNNNNNNNNNNNNNNNNNNNNNNNNNNNNNNNNNNNNNNNNNNNNNNNNNNNNNNNNNNNNNNNNNNNNNNNNNNNNNNNNNNNNNNNNNNNNNNNNNNNNNNNNNNNNNNNNNNNNNNNNNNNNNNNNNNNNNNNNNNNNNNNNNNNNNNNNNNNNNNNNNNNNNNNNNNNNNNNNNNNNNNNNNNNNNNNNNNNNNNNNNNNNNNNNNNNNNNNNNNNNNNNNNNNNNNNNNNNNNNNNNNNNNNNNNNNNNNNNNNNNNNNNNNNNNNNNNNNNNNNNNNNNNNNNNNNNNNNNNNNNNNNNNNNNNNNNNNNNNNNNNNNNNNNNNNNNNNNNNNNNNNNNNNNNNNNNNNNNNNNNNNNNNNNNNNNNNNNNNNNNNNNNNNNNNNNNNNNNNNNNNNNNNNNNNNNNNNNNNNNNNNNNNNNNNNNNNNNNNNNNNNNNNNNNNNNNNNNNNNNNNNNNNNNNNNNNNNNNNNNNNNNNNNNNNNNNNNNNNNNNNNNNNNNNNNNNNNNNNNNNNNNNNNNNNNNNNNNNNNNNNNNNNNNNNNNNNNNNNNNNNNNNNNNNNNNNNNNNNNNNNNNNNNNNNNNNNNNNNNNNNNNNNNNNNNNNNNNNNNNNNNNNNNNNNNNNNNNNNNNNNNNNNNNNNNNNNNNNNNNNNNNNNNNNNNNNNNNNNNNNNNNNNNNNNNNNNNNNNNNNNNNNNNNNNNNNNNNNNNNNNNNNNNNNNNNNNNNNNNNNNNNNNNNNNNNNNNNNNNNNNNNNNNNNNNNNNNNNNNNNNNNNNNNNNNNNNNNNNNNNNNNNNNNNNNNNNNNNNNNNNNNNNNNNNNNNNNNNNNNNNNNNNNNNNNNNNNNNNNNNNNNNNNNNNNNNNNNNNNNNNNNNNNNNNNNNNNNNNNNNNNNNNNNNNNNNNNNNNNNNNNNNNNNNNNNNNNNNNNNNNNNNNNNNNNNNNNNNNNNNNNNNNNNNNNNNNNNNNNNNNNNNNNNNNNNNNNNNNNNNNNNNNNNNNNNNNNNNNNNNNNNNNNNNNNNNNNNNNNNNNNNNNNNNNNNNNNNNNNNNNNNNNNNNNNNNNNNNNNNNNNNNNNNNNNNNNNNNNNNNNNNNNNNNNNNNNNNNNNNNNNNNNNNNNNNNNNNNNNNNNNNNNNNNNNNNNNNNNNNNNNNNNNNNNNNNNNNNNNNNNNNNNNNNNNNNNNNNNNNNNNNNNNNNNNNNNNNNNNNNNNNNNNNNNNNNNNNNNNNNNNNNNNNNNNNNNNNNNNNNNNNNNNNNNNNNNNNNNNNNNNNNNNNNNNNNNNNNNNNNNNNNNNNNNNNNNNNNNNNNNNNNNNNNNNNNNNNNNNNNNNNNNNNNNNNNNNNNNNNNNNNNNNNNNNNNNNNNNNNNNNNNNNNNNNNNNNNNNNNNNNNNNNNNNNNNNNNNNNNNNNNNNNNNNNNNNNNNNNNNNNNNNNNNNNNNNNNNNNNNNNNNNNNNNNNNNNNNNNNNNNNNNNNNNNNNNNNNNNNNNNNNNNNNNNNNNNNNNNNNNNNNNNNNNNNNNNNNNNNNNNNNNNNNNNNNNNNNNNNNNNNNNNNNNNNNNNNNNNNNNNNNNNNNNNNNNNNNNNNNNNNNNNNNNNNNNNNNNNNNNNNNNNNNNNNNNNNNNNNNNNNNNNNNNNNNNNNNNNNNNNNNNNNNNNNNNNNNNNNNNNNNNNNNNNNNNNNNNNNNNNNNNNNNNNNNNNNNNNNNNNNNNNNNNNNNNNNNNNNNNNNNNNNNNNNNNNNNNNNNNNNNNNNNNNNNNNNNNNNNNNNNNNNNNNNNNNNNNNNNNNNNNNNNNNNNNNNNNNNNNNNNNNNNNNNNNNNNNNNNNNNNNNNNNNNNNNNNNNNNNNNNNNNNNNNNNNNNNNNNNNNNNNNNNNNNNNNNNNNNNNNNNNNNNNNNNNNNNNNNNNNNNNNNNNNNNNNNNNNNNNNNNNNNNNNNNNNNNNNNNNNNNNNNNNNNNNNNNNNNNNNNNNNNNNNNNNNNNNNNNNNNNNNNNNNNNNNNNNNNNNNNNNNNNNNNNNNNNNNNNNNNNNNNNNNNNNNNNNNNNNNNNNNNNNNNNNNNNNNNNNNNNNNNNNNNNNNNNNNNNNNNNNNNNNNNNNNNNNNNNNNNNNNNNNNNNNNNNNNNNNNNNNNNNNNNNNNNNNNNNNNNNNNNNNNNNNNNNNNNNNNNNNNNNNNNNNNNNNNNNNNNNNNNNNNNNNNNNNNNNNNNNNNNNNNNNNNNNNNNNNNNNNNNNNNNNNNNNNNNNNNNNNNNNNNNNNNNNNNNNNNNNNNNNNNNNNNNNNNNNNNNNNNNNNNNNNNNNNNNNNNNNNNNNNNNNNNNNNNNNNNNNNNNNNNNNNNNNNNNNNNNNNNNNNNNNNNNNNNNNNNNNNNNNNNNNNNNNNNNNNNNNNNNNNNNNNNNNNNNNNNNNNNNNNNNNNNNNNNNNNNNNNNNNNNNNNNNNNNNNNNNNNNNNNNNNNNNNNNNNNNNNNNNNNNNNNNNNNNNNNNNNNNNNNNNNNNNNNNNNNNNNNNNNNNNNNNNNNNNNNNNNNNNNNNNNNNNNNNNNNNNNNNNNNNNNNNNNNNNNNNNNNNNNNNNNNNNNNNNNNNNNNNNNNNNNNNNNNNNNNNNNNNNNNNNNNNNNNNNNNNNNNNNNNNNNNNNNNNNNNNNNNNNNNNNNNAAttgagtcttagagcattgttaggattgctggttgtttgatttatgctgtttgggattaatgctggatattacttatttggttattggatattgttttattggatatttattggtatgttGTTCCGCTGttggattgtgaatgtggttaggtggctagtgggtatgggaccactagttgtagttatttattatattattatttattatttatttattaaaaaaaaaagggtcggttgTTTCAGTATCATAGGAATGTGTCAAGGGCCGGGCCTGTACCACTGTCGGATGTTGTGGTGGTGAGAAAGAAGAGGGCATTTTGGGAAAGGAGTTGGACTTACTGGGACGTGATCAAGTTAGCCGTAGTCAGTGGGGTTCATTTGCTGAGCCTTCTGGCTCCATTTTATTTCAGCTGGGCGGCTTTTTGGGTTTTTACCTGGATCCTTTACATCCATTCACTTTGCATCACCTTGTCTTATCACAGGAACCTTTCTCATAGAAGTTTCGATATGCCGAAATGGCTCGAGTATCTCTTTGCTTATGGTGGCCTTCTGGCTGTTCAGGTTAGACTTTTATCTGATAGGAGTATCATGATATGATTGTTGATATGAAAAATTGTACTTCGAAGTATATCTTTAATCGTAGCTTCCAAATTGTGCGTGCAGGGAGACCCAATAGAGTGGGTGAGCCACCATCGGTACCATCATAAGCATTGTGAGACACAACGTGACCCACACAGCCCTACACAAGGGTTTTGGTTTAGTCACATGAATTGGATTTTTGATACCGGTTCTATCCTCGAAAAGGTATCATTTtagaaaccaaattaatttcttGATAGCCATGGTAAGATGAATAAGTACTTCCATAAAACTTACGAACTTATTGGATAGAACTTAATATTGTGGGAGAAATTCAAACATGCATGACTAAAGATGCTGTAGTGGCCTGGACTACTTTGGTCtatatttgaatttgtttttagaGTATAGTCATGACCTTGTCATGGCCATATCAGCTTTGAGCATGTATTACCCTGATATGAATTTTCCTATACTGGGGGAAGAGACCTAACCCTGACTAAAACCATTGAGTGCAGTGTGGAGGAGAGGAGAATGTAGATGATCTTGTGAGGCAGCCCTTCTATAGGTTCCTTCAGCGAACTATCCGTTTGCATCTGATGGCTTATGCCcttctcttctatttttgtGGAGGCATGCCCTTTCTCGTATGgggatttgtaagaatacataTCAATCCTTgtcttaatttataaaatactatTAGCAGAgttttagctatatatatatatatgtatattccgTTTGATGATAATTTATTTGACCTAGTGTCATGGGGAACACGAGCTTGGAACACACCTGACTTTTCCAAAAACCATTGGTACTTTACATACTTATATGGTTGCAAtctaactaattaattaaatagtgatggtgatgatgaataAATTAGGTCGGTAGCGATTTTCACACTTGGCGAGGGGTGGCATAACAATCATCATGCATTCGAGTTCTCGGCCAGGCATGGACTCGAGTGGTGGCAGCTCGACGTTACTTGGTATCTCATTAGGTTTCTTGAAGCTATTGGTTTGGCCACTAATGTGAAGTTACCTACTGAATctcaaaagaagagaatgacCTTGGTCTGattcttaatttatgttttagaaCTTTTGATAATTCTCTCCTACATTTCCAAACAACGAAATTATCTGAATTGGCTAATCAAATCTTTGTCTACAAAGGCTAATCTTTGTCTGAATTGGTGTGCCTCCAAGCCGTTCGTAACATTATCTGAATTGGCTAATCAAATTTTTGTCTACAAACCTTTgatatctaaataaataaactgtTGGGAGGAGAACTctataatgataataataatcttgAAAAAAACCGTTTCGTAAACACTAGAATTAATGGAAGAAACTGCTGAGTCACCTTTCACCTACTATGAATAAGTAAGAACATACATCACCTACAATCTCAGAGCTCTCCTCTGTATAATAATGACTTGGGAGGCTACATGATGCGAGCTTTTGGTGAACAAACTCAGCCTCACCTCGGTTGTTGATCTGACCCGGGTGCTGAGGAGACACTTGGTCCTGCACCATTTTCTGGCGGTGGGGACATTCCCCACTTCCCCTCTGGACCTGGTGGTTCGATCACGTGGACCCCACCATCAGTTAGTCCAACTGCAAATTGGTTTGGTTCAGACGGATGAGCTGCGACTGTTGCTGGATATACTCTCGAGCTGTTCAAAAAAGAACAGATGTTACTGATGTTGAATTGGTCTTAACACTAGGAAATGTTGAAATATAGCAGAGGATTCTTACCTAGGGTTTGAAGGCAAATATGAACTGGGACCAATGCGGCACTTCAGTTGCAATGTTGTTGCCGTCAAGATACTCACACTTCCATCATCAAAGGCTGCGTAGATTGACTGGCTATCACATGAGTATACAGCATCTGTGACTGAACCACTTGACTCCTTCGGAATCCACTGCATTAAGAGGAAAAGAAACATATCAGGCCGTTGAATGACATAAACAATACATGGATGTAATGCACTATGAGACATTTTAGCAGCAGACCTGCTTCATGTTCTCTAACTTAGGAGCCTCATATATGGCTAACTGGCTGGCATGGACAACAAGCACATGTGTCTGGTCGTGATGGAACTGAACGCGTGTATGAGCAAGTGGGTTTGGCGAATGCCCGCTTGGAATTTGAATCTGTTTGCTAGCTTGCTTTTCCCATCCATCCATGCTCCATACACATAGCTACACAGATAAAAACCGTTTATTTTAGGAAACTGATAACACCGCAGATGAAAGAAGTGGCAGCGGGAATATATTACAACCAATGCAGCATATAAGCATACCTGAGAATCAGCACCAGAGGAAACAAGAACATTTAGAACGTTTGAGAATGCTAAACCAGTCACTCTCTTCTGATGACCTTTCAATTTACTTTTAACCTGCATGATTCATTACCATCCAAAAGctgttttaaatatttgtttccatGAAAaactttttagtctttttaacACTTTCAGTTGAATTAGGATACCTCATCGACTCTGACGTTATAGATTTGAATAGACGAGTCATCCATTCCGATAGCAATAATATTATTGTCTTGAGGATGGAAGGCAAGGGAAGTCGCTGCTGGAGGTGGCGCCATGAACGTTGTCATCGtctgcaaagaaaacaaaaaataaaataagtgagCAAACACAAAGCTTAAAGCCAAACAGAGGAACAAACGTCAGTTGGACATGGAGGGACCTTAAAAGTCATCATGTTGAACAAGGAAATTTTTCCTCCTGAGGCTGACATGACATAAGAATCATTTTTTGAGAGCGCAAAGCATGGAACTACATCTTCTTTGTTTCCCTCGCGTGTGTCATTTGTCATTAGTACTCCACTAGATGGCTGCCAGAGCTGGGGTGGGACATTGCTGTTTgcctaaacaagaaaaaaaaacataacaagcTGTAAGTATTGAATTCCAAAATCGAAACTAGATGTTGTATCAAAATGGCAATGATGTACCTTTCCCAAAAGATTTCGCTCACTCTTTTGCCATTTCCATAATTTATGTGCAGCGTTTTCTGCTAATGCCAGAATAGAACCTCCAGAATTTGTGTATATTAACTTAACAACCTgcattaagaaacaaaatgacatCATGACCAAGATAAGAAGAGAGTGTCCAAACAAAGGGCTCCAAAAATAAGATCTATTCAAAGGaaaattaagtttagatatCCAAAGAATTTAAAATGACTTAGAATcgcatatataatataagggAGTTGTTTTAGCTCTTATGGGAGGGGAGAGATTGGCATATACTAATTCTTGTAAGGAAaggactggaacacatcctagTTGGAACGAAACAATAACATGTTTGAAAATAGATTAGATACATACTCTTGCTGGTAGCAGGCTGTCAGGAAGCCGCAGAGTACGAAGCTGGGATCGTTCGCTGATCTCTGTCAGCTTCCAAGTCTTTGATTTCTCTGCTTCATCAGGGATTCTTGGTTTGACATCTGGCATACTGCGATTATCTCcattctaaaaccaaaaaattgtgAATGAACTTAGCAGGATTTCGGTTTAAGTGTCAGAGTTATCTTTTGAGGTGTTTGCATGAACTTAACAGTTCTGCTTTGATCTCTGTCAACTTCACTAAAGAAACTAAGTGGACATTTTAAATGGTCAACATTCTCCAATGGGATAATATGAAAATATCTAACGAACAAAGTatcttaaaaggttttacaggtGGGATTACCAATCCAGTAACAGATGCCACTGGTCCACTTCTTTCAGCCATTGATAGACTCATTCCAGTGCTTGAACTTGGAGTGCCAAATGTGCCACCAATAGGcccctaaaaacaaaaatcatgcaTTCAGatcagattttatttatttatttctgcgATTGCGCCCAGACAGAGCAGAAAAGTAAGATATGATGACAAGTGTTTACCTTTGCGACTGAGCCAGGAGTAGCTCTAGAGCTGTCAAGGCCACGGTTTCCCATGGAGTGCAAAATCCTGGAACCTTCAGCATTCGCTAGTATCTTAATTCCATTATCAGTAGTTGAGACAGCCAGCAGAGTTCCTTCTTTATTGATCCTTAAGCAAGGGGAAGACTATTGATATGAAGTTAGCAACCAATTCATTAATGGTCAATTAAACAACAGCAATTGAGATAGAAATAGATCATTACCGGCAACCCCCCTTCTGCAGTCGTTGTACTCAAAAGTTCAACACTATCCATATCCCAAAATTTGACTTGGAACTCATCACCAGCTACCAAAAACTTATTCTTCATGGTATCGAACTGGACAACCCCCACAGACCGTTTCCCTAGTCCAAGATAAGTCCGCTTCACAGCTCCTTCACTTTCATTCCATTCAACAATGAATGATTCCCCCTCCTTACTAGTACCACAAGAGAATAATCTACAACAAACGAGAAGATATAAANNNNNNNNNNNNNNNNNNNNNNNNNNNNNNNNNNNNNNNNNNNNNNNNNNNNNNNNNNNNNNNNNNNNNNNNNNNNNNNNNNNNNNNNNNNNNNNNNNNNNNNNNNNNNNNNNNNNNNNNNNNNNNNNNNNNNNNNNNNNNNNNNNNNNNNNNNNNNNNNNNNNNNNNNNNNNNNNNNNNNNNNNNNNNNNNNNNNNNNNNNNNNNNNNNNNNNNNNNNNNNNNNNNNNNNNNNNNNNNNNNNNNNNNNNNNNNNNNNNNNNNNNNNNNNNNNNNNNNNNNNNNNNNNNNNNNNNNNNNNNNNNNNNNNNNNNNNNNNNNNNNNNNNNNNNNNNNNNNNNNNNNNNNNNNNNNNNNNNNNNNNNNNNNNNNNNNNNNNNNNNNNNNNNNNNNNNNNNNNNNNNNNNNNNNNNNNNNNNNNNNNNNNNNNNNNNNNNNNNNNNNNNNNNNNNNNNNNNNNNNNNNNNNNNNNNNNNNNNNNNNNNNNNNNNNNNNNNNNNNNNNNNNNNNNNNNNNNNNNNNNNNNNNNNNNNNNNNNNNNNNNNNNNNNNNNNNNNNNNNNNNNNNNNNNNNNNNNNNNNNNNNNNNNNNNNNNNNNNNNNNNNNNNNNNNNNNNNNNNNNNNNNNNNNNNNNNNNNNNNNN
The Camelina sativa cultivar DH55 chromosome 15, Cs, whole genome shotgun sequence DNA segment above includes these coding regions:
- the LOC104745905 gene encoding probable lipid desaturase ADS3.2, chloroplastic, which translates into the protein MMSLSTNLNMISPFPSFAKQHKPSNTNALFNCNANKFTNSFSSKRGGSVAYKKRTFVAAHDASYQVETSRMIPLQAGPVPLSDVVVVRKKRAFWERSWTYWDVIKLAVVSGVHLLSLLAPFYFSWAAFWVFTWILYIHSLCITLSYHRNLSHRSFDMPKWLEYLFAYGGLLAVQGDPIEWVSHHRYHHKHCETQRDPHSPTQGFWFSHMNWIFDTGSILEKCGGEENVDDLVRQPFYRFLQRTIRLHLMAYALLFYFCGGMPFLVWGFVRIHINPLSWGTRAWNTPDFSKNHWSVAIFTLGEGWHNNHHAFEFSARHGLEWWQLDVTWYLIRFLEAIGLATNVKLPTESQKKRMTLV
- the LOC104745904 gene encoding topless-related protein 4 (The sequence of the model RefSeq protein was modified relative to this genomic sequence to represent the inferred CDS: added 128 bases not found in genome assembly) encodes the protein MSSLSRELVFLILQFLDEEKFKDTVHRLEKESGFFFNMRYFEDSVTAGEWDDVEKYLSGFTKVDDNRYSMKIFFEIRKQKYLEALDKKDHAKAVEILVKELKVFSTFNEELFKEITMLLTLTNFRENEQLSKYGDTKSARGIMLGELKKLIEANPLFREKLQFPSLKNSRLRTLINQSLNWQHQLCKNPRPNPDIKTLFVDHTCGHPNGAHTPSPTTNHLMGSVPKVGGFPPLGAHGPFQPTPAPLTTSLAGWMPNPSGPHPTVSAGPIGLGAPNSAVSMLKRPRTPPTNSLSMDYQTADSESVLKRPRPFGISDGVNNLPVNVLPVTYPGQSHAHATYSTDDLPKNVSRILSQGSAIKSMDFHPVQQTMLLVGTNLGDIAIWEVGSREKLVSRSFKVWDLAACTVNLQASLASEYTAAVNRVVWSPDGGLLGVAYSKHIVHIYSYHGGDDLRNHLEIDAHAGNVNDLAFSQPNQQLCVVTCGEDKTIKVWDAVTGNKLHTFEGHEAPVYSVCPHQKENIQFIFSTAVDGKIKAWLYDNLGSRVDYDAPGRSCTAMAYCADGTRLFSCGTSKEGESFIVEWNESEGAVKRTYLGLGKRSVGVVQFDTMKNKFLVAGDEFQVKFWDMDSVELLSTTTAEGGLPSSPCLRINKEGTLLAVSTTDNGIKILANAEGSRILHSMGNRGLDSSRATPGSVAKGPIGGTFGTPSSSTGMSLSMAERSGPVASVTGLNGDNRSMPDVKPRIPDEAEKSKTWKLTEISERSQLRTLRLPDSLLPARVVKLIYTNSGGSILALAENAAHKLWKWQKSERNLLGKANSNVPPQLWQPSSGVLMTNDTREGNKEDVVPCFALSKNDSYVMSASGGKISLFNMMTFKTMTTFMAPPPAATSLAFHPQDNNIIAIGMDDSSIQIYNVRVDEVKSKLKGHQKRVTGLAFSNVLNVLVSSGADSQLCVWSMDGWEKQASKQIQIPSGHSPNPLAHTRVQFHHDQTHVLVVHASQLAIYEAPKLENMKQWIPKESSGSVTDAVYSCDSQSIYAAFDDGSVSILTATTLQLKCRIGPSSYLPSNPSSRVYPATVAAHPSEPNQFAVGLTDGGVHVIEPPGPEGKWGMSPPPENGAGPSVSSAPGSDQQPR